In Macadamia integrifolia cultivar HAES 741 chromosome 12, SCU_Mint_v3, whole genome shotgun sequence, the following are encoded in one genomic region:
- the LOC122058189 gene encoding serine/threonine-protein kinase AtPK2/AtPK19-like — protein MVSSRLSGLSRTGMCKTVQGQLLLPMGPPDVPSDFVEFDFSDVFGPAPVQASAEADSNEMIYDDPVVIYSRSHSLVGPSTCVSQSLKLSMLTLHETEDSLELVECVNEATPEKPTSEEAVVQESSDHGNDQSVKSSLGLEDFEIMKVVGQGAFGKVFQVRKKGTSEIYAMKVMRKDKIMEKNHAEYMKAERDILTKVDHPYIVQLRYSFQTKYRLYLVLDFVNGGHLFFQLYHHGLFREDLACIYTAEIVSAVSHLHANGIMHRDLKPENILLDADGHAMLTDFGLAKQFGENTRSNSMCGTVEYMAPEIVLGKGHHKAADWWSVGILLFEMLTGKPPFIGGNREKIQQKIIRDKIKLPGFLSSEAHSLLKGLLQKEESRRLGSRPGGSEEIKQHKWFKPINWKKLEERKIQPSFRPEVAGKHCIANFEEKWTNMQLLDSPAASPNTNDCPFKGFTYVRPAAPFLQTSGSFY, from the exons ATGGTTTCCTCTCGATTATCTGGTTTGTCCAGGACTGGAATGTGCAAAACCGTCCAGGGCCAACTGCTTCTTCCTATGGGGCCACCTGATGTTCCATCAGATTTTGTTGAGTTTGACTTTTCAGATGTATTTGGTCCTGCACCAGTTCAAGCCTCGGCTGAAGCTGATTCAAATGAAATGATTTATGATGATCCTGTAGTCATTTACAGCCGGTCCCATTCTTTGGTGGGTCCCTCAACTTGTGTTAGTCAATCATTAAAGCTGAGCATGCTCACTTTACATGAGACAGAGGATTCACTGGAACTTGTAGAGTGTGTCAATGAAGCGACACCAGAGAAACCTACTAGTGAGGAGGCCGTTGTACAGGAATCCTCCGACCATGGCAACGATCAAAGTGTAAAGAGTAGTCTTGGGCTGGAGGATTTTGAAATTATGAAGGTTGTTGGACAAGGTGCATTTGGGAAGGTGTTTCAAGTGAGGAAGAAGGGTACTTCAGAAATATATGCAATGAAGGTTATGCGTAAGGACAAGATAATGGAGAAGAATCATGCAGAATACATGAAAGCTGAGAGGGATATTTTGACAAAAGTAGATCATCCCTACATCGTGCAACTCAGATATTCATTCCAA ACGAAGTACAGGCTGTACCTTGTTCTGGATTTTGTAAATGGCGGCCACCTATTTTTTCAGCTCTATCATCATGGACTTTTCAG GGAggatctagcatgcatatataCAGCTGAGattgtttctgccgtttctcaCCTCCACGCAAATGGCATTATGCATAGGGATTTAAAGCCAGAAAATATTCTTTTGGATGCTGATGGCCAT GCAATGTTGACTGATTTTGGTCTGGCAAAGCAATTTGGTGAGAACACAAGATCGAACTCCATGTGTGGAACAGTAGAATACATGGCACCTGAAATTGTTCTTGGGAAAGGCCATCATAAGGCTGCAGATTGGTGGAGTGTGGGAATCTTGTTGTTTGAGATGCTCACGGGGAAG CCACCTTTCATTGGTGGCAACCGTGAGAAGATCCAGCAGAAGATAATAAGGGATAAGATCAAGTTACCTGGATTTTTGTCAAGTGAAGCGCATTCCCTACTGAAAGGG CTGTTGCAGAAGGAAGAGAGCAGGCGCCTTGGCAGTCGACCAGGTGGGAGTGAGGAGATAAAGCAACACAAATGGTTTAAGCCAATCAACTGGAAAAAATTGGAGGAACGGAAAATTCAACCAAGCTTTCGTCCAGAAGTTGCTGGGAAGCATTGCATTGCCAACTTTGAGGAAAAGTGGACCAACATGCAACTTTTGGATTCACCGGCAGCGAGCCCCAACACAAATGACTGCCCCTTCAAGGGGTTCACCTACGTGAGGCCTGCAGCCCCATTTCTTCAAACTAGTGGTTCCTTTTACTAG
- the LOC122057648 gene encoding serine/threonine-protein kinase STN8, chloroplastic produces the protein MASLLSPTATTLHLQNCKLPLFSPARPISQNHFSLPNTSTRNPVRCNALPLNTETFHLDELVSLFPFLQSGISQFQSTADELPEFQRWGIFIFAGLSWVYLTARPGVLMGAIDAYLLAPIQLGFDSLLGRRNLKRTDFVVGDRLGEGSFGVVYSGAIVPRNVSVEDRVQKKGKALGMDGRFKEKVILKKIKVGIEGAKECGDFEEWFNYRLSRAAPETCAEFLGSFVADQTSSQFTKGGKWLVWKYEGDRDLADYMKDRKFPVNLESIMFGSVLQGLDAFERDALIIKQIMRQIITSLKKIHDTGIVHRDVKPANLVVTKKGKIKLIDFGAATDLRIGKNYVPNRGLLDPDYCPPELYVLPEETPNPPPEPIAALLSPILWQLNSPDLFDMYSAGIILLQMAVPSLRSTSGLKNFNSEIKKVEYDLKKWRKVTRSRPDLRLLDLDSGRGWDLATKLISERGFLRRGRLSASAALSHPYFLLGGDQAATVLSKLSFTK, from the exons ATGGCTTCTCTGCTATCCCCGACTGCAACTACCTTGCATCTTCAGAACTGTAAACTTCCATTATTTTCTCCTGCAAGACCCATCTCGCAAAATCACTTCTCATTGCCAAACACTTCTACGAGAAACCCAGTGAGGTGTAATGCATTACCATTGAACACTGAAACTTTTCATCTAGACGAATTAGTTTCTCTTTTCCCATTTTTGCAATCTGGGATTTCTCAATTTCAAAGTACTGCGGACGAATTACCAGAGTTTCAGAGATGGGGGATTTTCATTTTTGCTGGTTTGAGTTGGGTTTACTTGACTGCGAGGCCAGGGGTTCTTATGGGTGCcattgatgcttaccttttaGCTCCTATTCAGCTCGGTTTCGACAGCTTATTGGGAAGGAGAAACTTGAAGCGGACTGACTTTGTGGTTGGGGATAGGTTAGGGGAAGGAAGTTTTGGTGTTGTTTACTCGGGCGCGATTGTTCCAAGGAACGTGAGTGTCGAGGATCGAGTGCAGAAGAAGGGTAAGGCACTGGGCATGGATGGAAGGTTTAAGGAGAAGGTCATTCTGAAGAAG ATAAAGGTTGGGATTGAAGGGGCAAAAGAATGTGGTGATTTTGAGGAGTGGTTCAACTATAGGTTATCAAGAGCAGCCCCTGAAACATGTGCTGAGTTCCTTGGAAGTTTTGTTGCAGACCAAACAAGCTCACAATTCACCAAGGGTGGAAAATGGCTGGTGTGGAAATATGAG GGAGACAGAGATCTCGCTGACTACATGAAAGATCGCAAATTCCCTGTAAATTTAGAGTCCATTATGTTTGGAAGTGTCTTACAAGGTTTAGACGCTTTTGAACGGGATGCTTTGATCATCAAACAAATTATGCGCCAAATTATAACCTCTCTCAAGAAGATCCATGACACAGGAATTGTCCACCGAGATGTAAAACCAGCCAACTTAGTAGTgacaaagaaagggaagatcaagCTCATAGATTTTGGGGCAGCTACAGACCTTCGGATTGGCAAGAACTATGTACCAAACCGTGGCCTGCTTGATCCAGATTACTGTCCTCCTGAACTTTATGTGCTCCCAGAGGAAACACCCAATCCTCCTCCAGAGCCCATTGCAGCTTTACTCTCTCCAATTCTTTGGCAG CTAAATAGTCCTGATCTGTTTGATATGTACTCTGCTGGCATTATACTCCTGCAAATGGCTGTACCTTCATTGAGATCCACGTCGGGTTTAAAGAACTTCAATTCAGAAATTAAGAAGGTTGAATATGATTTGAAGAAATGGAGGAAGGTCACTCGGTCGAGACCTGACTTGCGTCTTCTTGATCTCGACTCTGGTAGAGGGTGGGACCTGGCCACAAAGCTTATATCGGAGAGGGGATTCCTTAGACGAGGGCGATTATCAGCTTCTGCTGCCCTGAGCCATCCGTATTTCTTGTTGGGTGGTGATCAGGCTGCCACTGTTCTTTCAAAACTAAGTTTTACCAAGTAA